One region of Salvia miltiorrhiza cultivar Shanhuang (shh) chromosome 3, IMPLAD_Smil_shh, whole genome shotgun sequence genomic DNA includes:
- the LOC131015824 gene encoding FCS-Like Zinc finger 3, with the protein MRPSASHYAGGEYNQPHFLDSCSLCHKHLSQNSDIYMYRGNAPFCSQECRQEQIEMDEANEKRWKISSSKRSNSVRQSKDSTKESDTNKAVRTGTVAVA; encoded by the exons ATGAGGCCGTCCGCTTCTCACTACGCCGGAGGCGAATACAACCAGCCTCATTTCCTCGATTCCTGCTCTCTCTGCCACAAGCATCTCAGCCAAAACAGTGACATCTACATGTACAG AGGAAACGCACCGTTTTGTAGCCAGGAATGCAGACAAGAACAGATTGAGATGGACGAGGCAAACGAGAAGAGATGGAAAATTTCTTCTTCCAAGAGATCTAACAGTGTTAGACAAAGCAAGGATTCAACTAAGGAATCCGACACCAACAAAGCCGTTCGAACAGGAACCGTTGCTGTAGCCTAA